The genomic window TAATCTGTATCTCCTCCACTAAGTCGTAACAAAACTGAATCAAATCTAGCGGTGCTGGATTGTACTCTAGTTTCCCAGCTTCGGATTTACCAATTAACAGCACATCATTTAGCAAGTTAATCATTTGTTTGACCGCAATTTGAATTCGTTGGAGATGCTTAATTTTTTTATCTTCGTTCCATTTAAAACTGTAAAGTTCGAGTAATTCGGCGGACGATAAAATTGTGGTTAGCGGAGTCCGAAACTCGTGAGAAGTCATAGTCACAAAGCGCGACTTCAAAAGGCCGAGTTCTTTTTCTTTGGCTAAAGCATCGCGAATTTCTACTTCGCTTTGCTTGCGCTTAGTAATGTCTCGCACAATTGCCACATATTCTTGATTATTGAGGCTAGATGGTCGTGAAATAGTTAATTCAACTATGCGTAAACCTTGGGAATTTTCTAGAGTATGCTCGCTGTGGTTGAGCCATTGCTCAGGTCGCCCTGCTAAATTAGAAAAGAATGTATTTAAGTTGTATCCAAGCAAATCCTGGACATTTATCTGAAATAATTCCTTAGATGCTGGATTTGCCTGACAAATTGTACCTTTTTGATCCAAAACTAAAATAGTATCTGGAACGGTATCAAGAGCAGCGATCAAAAGGTTTTTTGCTTGTTGCCTTGCCTCATCAATAGCTGAAATTTGTGGCAAGGTAGTCCAGCAGGCTATTCCTATTCCTACAAATGATAACGTTACCAATACAACAGCCAACAGCGCACCACTAGATTCGCTAGAAGTTCTATCTAACCTCCCATTAATAGCCCAACCTATTGCAGTGCTACTACAGATCAAACAAACTAGAACAAACACCTGTAGCATAACGAAGTCTTGGTTTTTGCTGCTGGGTTTAGCGTGATAATGTCGTTGCCACCAGGAAGGATGAAAGGGCGCAAATGGAACGCGGCGTAATAACCTATCTCCCATCAAAATAAAAATAGGTAACGCAAGTCCCAATAACAAGTATTGCCAACCCCAAGCTAAACCACCTACTACTAGGACAACCGCTTCGACAATGAAAAAAGCGATCGCCCAATGAGGGAATAATACCTGCGCTTCCTTTCGACGTAACCATAATCCCAGATGAAGCCCCATGATCGAAATTAAGTAGCTAGTTCCCGCCACCATGACGACATGATGTATATCTCCCCAAACTAAACATAAGAGGCTAAGTATAAAACTAAAGATGAGAGCCGGTTCTAAAACACCTTTGCGAGAAATAACTGTAAATACAGGTGCAAGCTGACCGTCCAAGGCAAGTTGGAATAAAATTCGTGATGTATTAGCAACAGCCGTAGCGCAACTTAGCAGACAACAAAAGGCAATCAAGAGCGTCACTAGAAATGAAGCTGATTGCCCCCAGAATGGACGGGCTGCTGTTAGAAGATTTAAGTATAAGTTGTCCCCCATCCCTGGCTTAGTAGCCAGTTGCATCAGTACCAAAGAACCACCCAGAAATACAGGAGGAATCAGCCAAGCAGACCAAGAGAGACACCGTAGAGTTTTACCAGGACTGCGGCTATCAGCAACAAAGGAAGAAGCTGTTTCACAGGAGTAGACAGAAATAGTAGAAATGAAAAACCATTTTGCCCATTCTGCAAAGCTAAGGCTTGACCAATTAGTTGGAAAAAAACCAGGGCTATTAGTTGAGAAGGCTAACCATCCCAGCCCTTGAACACAAAAAACAAGCAGTAATCCAATTGCTGGGACAACAAAAAATAGATGTAAAATTCCCAAGGCACGAGTACCGCTTAACCCAACGATAAATGCCAGCGCTAGGAATCCAACTTTGAGAATTACTTCCGGACAAGTAATTCCTATGGGTTCAATATTGACTTTAATCAAGTCTGTAAGCACAATTGCGTAAATTGCCGGAGCGGCTACCCAGCCAACAAAATATCCAATTGCTACATAGCGGTCTAAACCATAGAAATTTTTCAGTAGTCTAGCTGCGTAGTTTGGCGTTCCTCCGGCTACATCTGACCAGTGCATCCCCAACTGTTGCACTTGTATGTTCAGCATTACTGACACAATTATTCCAGGCAACCAGACAAAGATAGCTTTTGGTCCCAGGGCAGCATGAATTATCGGCGCAGTACCAATCCATCCTACATGACCTGTAAGACCAAAACCCCACGTTTCTGTAGCACTCAAGCTTCTTGGCAAACGTGTAGCTAAAGTTTGATTCAATCTATTAATAGCCATTCACGCCTCTTAATTATTTAAAAATTGCGGAGTTTTTAAGAAATCGCTATCAACAAAATAAGACAAGTACTTTTGTAGCAAGCTAGAGTCAACTACAGGACAGTGGATGGCACTATCGGTTAGACCATCAACGGTGTTTTGACAGTCAAACGATTGCGACCCCAACCACATTCTCTCTATATAAGTCAGAGATTCTGTAGAGGTCTTCACCGTAAACAGAGATGATAAAGGACTTAAAGTATTCTCTTGAGACTTAGTATTTAGTAAAACCGTTTGCCACTGGTCATAGGCAATTTGCTCCATTGGATAACCGAAAGTTTTAATTTCTTTGATTAGTTGGCGTAAAGGTAATGATTGAGGGTTAGTTAAATGAAAAGCTTTGCCTATTGAGGCTTCTTGTCTCGATAAACAGACGATCGCCCTAGTAACATAATCTACAGGAGTGAGATTAATTAACAAATCTATTTCCGGCGCACCTTCCAGTTGAATAAAACTTTTAATCATCCTGCCTATCAGGTCGTCGGTCTTAGAAATACCTGTTTGACTATGCCCTGTAATCATGCCTAATCTGTAAATAGAAACAGGAATTCCCCGCTCACCTGCTGCCATTACTAACTTTTCAGCTACCCATTTACTTTGGGCATAGCCATTAGTAAGATCCTGACAGTAAGCTAACTTATCTGGTTCTTTAATTACTTTCATTTGGGCATAAGCAGAGGAAAGAAAAACATCAAGGGTAGAAATAAAATGTACGGGTTTTGTTTTGATTGCACTTGCCAATCTTAAAACTTCTTGAGTTCCCGAAACATTCGCACTTCGTAAGGCGACGTAGGGATAAATTAAATTAACGAAAGCCCCATTGTGATATATTCCATCTATTTCCTTGGCTAGTTCTTGGAACTGCTGTTCAGTTAGCCCTAAAAGTGGCTGTGCCAAATCTCCTATTACTGGAACAATTCTAGAACTAAGCTGTGGTTCCAAAAATCCTAAATAGTGTTCTAAATTGCGGCAGATTTTTTGCTTGCCAGACTCAGGAGTTGAAGCACGGACAAGACAATAAATGCTGGCTTCGGTCTGCTGTAGTAGTTCGTGCAGTAAAAAAGCACCGATAAAACCTGTTGCTCCTGTCAAGAACACTCGCTGCGGTTCTTTGATTGGCTCATAGGAGGGAGTAGCAGCACAAATTGTTGGATCTAAAACAGCTTCGGCGTGTAAATCTACGTCGCCAATATTGGGTGTAGTAGGGGAATCTGTGGAGTGCAGAAATTGAGTAATCTCTTGCGCAAGTCCAGCGATAGTAGGTACTTGGAACAAAGATAGTAGAGGTAAATCAACATGAAGAATTTCTTTGATTTGGAAGAGCATCTCAACAGTAAGTAAAGAATGTCCTCCTAGGTCAAAAAAGTTATCGTTGATTCCTATTAAGTCGACTCCTAACACTTGAGTCCAAATCGCTGCTACTTGATTTTCTATCAAAGTACGAGGTGCAACAAAAGCCTCTAACAACATTGGTCTAGAGTGGTTCGGTTCGGGAAGACTTCGCCTGTCTACTTTCCCGTTAGGAGTAAGCGGTAAGCTATCAAGCAGGACAAAAGCCGAGGGAACCATATATTCGGGCAGTTTGTTTTTGATTAAAATACGTAGTTGAGCAACTAGATTACTTGCATCTTTTGCTGGCAATTGATTAGTATAAGCATTCCAAGGCATAGGAGTAAATTCACTCTCGCGCCCGTAAACTATACTGCTGCTATGTGCCGGAATTTGCTTTGAGCAATGGTGCTGAAACACCGCATCATAGCTAGCAGATCCCCTTGAACTAGACCAATTGATGTGAATGGTATAAGGCAACTCTTGGCTCAAATTCCATAAATCTTCAGGATCTAGCGCCCTAGTGTGCTGAGTCGTTTTTGCGATCGCAGCCTGTAAATCTTTCACAGTTAAATAGCGATCGCTATTTATTAGTAATTCCCCGGCGGTCATATCTAATAAAATCCTGGCATTTTTGATTCCAGTAATTACCAGATTTTCCGGTTGAGTGTCCATCAAGTGTTGACGAATCGCTGGTAATGTTAGCTCCTGCTGCCATTCCAGCCAATTAGAGGAATTGGGCGCAACATATTCCTCTGATGGATTATTGGTTACAGTTCCTATTTGCAAGATCACATCGTAGCGGAAACAAGTTAGCTCGTTTTGATGGCAACCGCGCTTGAGTTGAATTTGAACGTTGCTAATTTGGGGAAGATGGTGTTTAAGAGCCGTAAAGAACGCCGGATCGATTACTAACTCTTTGTCTTGTCCCATCCGCTCTTGAATGCGTTGCTGGAGGTAAGTAGTAGGCGTAGAACTATCAGCTTGATATAGCTGCACTGATGTATGGAAAGCTTCTAGTAATTGTAGATTGCGGACATCGCCAATAAAAATGTGACCTCCCGATTTGACGGCTTTAACAGCACTTTCCAAGATACCTACTAAATAATTAATGCTGGGAAAATACTGAATTACAGAATTGAGTATTATTGTATCGAAGGTTTCTGGCTCTACATCCTCAAAAGCCTCGGCGGCGGCTTTCTGCTCTAGCGTCACCTGTGACCAATCCTGCGGACTGCGCTGCAATTCGCGATCGAGGTAATAAACAGCTTCTGGGGCAAGATCCGTACCCAAGTAACGAGAGCAGTGGGGAGCAATGCGAAATAGCAGTAGCCCTGTACCACAACCGATTTCCAATACGCGCTTGGGGTGTAAAGATAGAATTCGCTCTACTGTGCGCTCAATATACTCGTGCATCTCCTGAACTGAGGTCGGCTGAAGGGTATAACTATTCTTCCAGCCAATAATATTAAATGTTGGATCTTGCCAAGTATTTGATTGGCTGTAGGTTTCATTCCATATTTTCTGCCACTGCCAAGTTGATTCAATATTATTAGATATTTCTACAGGTAAATGCTGTGGCGATGACGGTTGTAGGTTTGGCACTACATAGGCAACTAGGCGTTTGTCCTCTGACAAATCTTGGCGACCAATTACTACAGATTCTCCTACCGCCGGATGCTGGTTGATAACTGTTTCAATTTCTTCCAATTCAATTCGGAAACCACGAATTTTAACTTGATTATCGATCCGCCCCATTAACTCAATGTTGCCGTCTGGTAGATAGCGAGCTAAGTCTCCAGTTCTATACAGGCGATCGCCTCGTTCCTTGCTGAAGGGATTAGGAATAAATTTTTCTTCGTTTTCAGGTCGGTTGAGATAACCTCTGGCTAAACCAAGACCGCCAATGCACAACTCACCCGGCGTTCCTACGGGTACAAGCTGGGGAGAGTCTCCCTGACGGCGTAGCAGACAATCTAGTAAATAAATTTGCGTGTTGGCAATAGGTCTACCTATAAGTATCCGACTATTACTATGTTCTACTTTATAAACCGTTGACCAAACAGTAGTTTCTGTAGGCCCATACATATTCCAAAGAGAATTTACTTTTTCTAGCAACTGATTTGCTAAGTCTCGATTTAATGCTTCTCCAGTACAAATAATTTTTAGCTGTTTGTTACCTTGCCACCCTGTTGCCAAAAGCATTCGCCAAGTAGCTGGAGTTGCTTGCATAAAGGTAGCGCCAGAATTTGCTATGCTCTTAGCAAGCTGTATTGGGTCAATAGCTACTTCACGGCTGACTAACACAATACAAGCGCCGACAATCAAAGGTAAATAAATATCTGGAGCAGCAATATCAAAGGA from Synechocystis sp. PCC 7509 includes these protein-coding regions:
- a CDS encoding ATP-binding protein, with the translated sequence MAINRLNQTLATRLPRSLSATETWGFGLTGHVGWIGTAPIIHAALGPKAIFVWLPGIIVSVMLNIQVQQLGMHWSDVAGGTPNYAARLLKNFYGLDRYVAIGYFVGWVAAPAIYAIVLTDLIKVNIEPIGITCPEVILKVGFLALAFIVGLSGTRALGILHLFFVVPAIGLLLVFCVQGLGWLAFSTNSPGFFPTNWSSLSFAEWAKWFFISTISVYSCETASSFVADSRSPGKTLRCLSWSAWLIPPVFLGGSLVLMQLATKPGMGDNLYLNLLTAARPFWGQSASFLVTLLIAFCCLLSCATAVANTSRILFQLALDGQLAPVFTVISRKGVLEPALIFSFILSLLCLVWGDIHHVVMVAGTSYLISIMGLHLGLWLRRKEAQVLFPHWAIAFFIVEAVVLVVGGLAWGWQYLLLGLALPIFILMGDRLLRRVPFAPFHPSWWQRHYHAKPSSKNQDFVMLQVFVLVCLICSSTAIGWAINGRLDRTSSESSGALLAVVLVTLSFVGIGIACWTTLPQISAIDEARQQAKNLLIAALDTVPDTILVLDQKGTICQANPASKELFQINVQDLLGYNLNTFFSNLAGRPEQWLNHSEHTLENSQGLRIVELTISRPSSLNNQEYVAIVRDITKRKQSEVEIRDALAKEKELGLLKSRFVTMTSHEFRTPLTTILSSAELLELYSFKWNEDKKIKHLQRIQIAVKQMINLLNDVLLIGKSEAGKLEYNPAPLDLIQFCYDLVEEIQITTKSHNITFVSKINCSHINPDNCRMAYLDDKLLRHILSNLLSNAIKYSPEGDSVNFELIFQQGEAIFHITDRGIGIPIADREQLFNSFHRASNVGTISGTGLGLAIVKRSADLHGGKIAVSSEVGIGTTFTVSLPLRKQV
- a CDS encoding amino acid adenylation domain-containing protein; the protein is MTKNNREVETMKEHPIDSINQQPLERSLLTQAQLHQLLVEGNDTQGDYLKDLCIHQWFESQVKLTPTNVAVIFEDKQLTYQELNCRANQLAHYLQTLNVEAEVLVGICVERSLDMVVGLLGILKAGGSYVPLDPAYPQDRLAFMIENSQMPVLLTQQNQLHRLPVLAAQVVCLDTDWETISGQSIDNPNSQVTAKNLAYTIYTSGSTGKPKGVQIEHGSIVNLLNSVRQQPGLSKQDVLLAVTTISFDIAAPDIYLPLIVGACIVLVSREVAIDPIQLAKSIANSGATFMQATPATWRMLLATGWQGNKQLKIICTGEALNRDLANQLLEKVNSLWNMYGPTETTVWSTVYKVEHSNSRILIGRPIANTQIYLLDCLLRRQGDSPQLVPVGTPGELCIGGLGLARGYLNRPENEEKFIPNPFSKERGDRLYRTGDLARYLPDGNIELMGRIDNQVKIRGFRIELEEIETVINQHPAVGESVVIGRQDLSEDKRLVAYVVPNLQPSSPQHLPVEISNNIESTWQWQKIWNETYSQSNTWQDPTFNIIGWKNSYTLQPTSVQEMHEYIERTVERILSLHPKRVLEIGCGTGLLLFRIAPHCSRYLGTDLAPEAVYYLDRELQRSPQDWSQVTLEQKAAAEAFEDVEPETFDTIILNSVIQYFPSINYLVGILESAVKAVKSGGHIFIGDVRNLQLLEAFHTSVQLYQADSSTPTTYLQQRIQERMGQDKELVIDPAFFTALKHHLPQISNVQIQLKRGCHQNELTCFRYDVILQIGTVTNNPSEEYVAPNSSNWLEWQQELTLPAIRQHLMDTQPENLVITGIKNARILLDMTAGELLINSDRYLTVKDLQAAIAKTTQHTRALDPEDLWNLSQELPYTIHINWSSSRGSASYDAVFQHHCSKQIPAHSSSIVYGRESEFTPMPWNAYTNQLPAKDASNLVAQLRILIKNKLPEYMVPSAFVLLDSLPLTPNGKVDRRSLPEPNHSRPMLLEAFVAPRTLIENQVAAIWTQVLGVDLIGINDNFFDLGGHSLLTVEMLFQIKEILHVDLPLLSLFQVPTIAGLAQEITQFLHSTDSPTTPNIGDVDLHAEAVLDPTICAATPSYEPIKEPQRVFLTGATGFIGAFLLHELLQQTEASIYCLVRASTPESGKQKICRNLEHYLGFLEPQLSSRIVPVIGDLAQPLLGLTEQQFQELAKEIDGIYHNGAFVNLIYPYVALRSANVSGTQEVLRLASAIKTKPVHFISTLDVFLSSAYAQMKVIKEPDKLAYCQDLTNGYAQSKWVAEKLVMAAGERGIPVSIYRLGMITGHSQTGISKTDDLIGRMIKSFIQLEGAPEIDLLINLTPVDYVTRAIVCLSRQEASIGKAFHLTNPQSLPLRQLIKEIKTFGYPMEQIAYDQWQTVLLNTKSQENTLSPLSSLFTVKTSTESLTYIERMWLGSQSFDCQNTVDGLTDSAIHCPVVDSSLLQKYLSYFVDSDFLKTPQFLNN